The following proteins are encoded in a genomic region of Fusarium oxysporum f. sp. lycopersici 4287 chromosome 1, whole genome shotgun sequence:
- a CDS encoding hypothetical protein (At least one base has a quality score < 10) encodes MEPVVYEETPFADYLRDGGDEPQADWAPGAVTPELDSSAGRSSPSPPSSPSPFAPTGRPLVKPRFRNKAPNGLHLQVPKPSSLRSASRKYSAAVAASIDRADNAKFLEQFRYTIIASQLLSGHSGLGQSQLDNRGPSPPTNEDESLLSTEGILASVLAALAVAVVLSWVLGSGVTKKRLVFLLMLCAAAVLLGQVYMKRQWLRYRRSQSLSEITSFVENSHNFDSASGAAISLIQEVELVSRGYRLSAPLPPISRIEDRTQTRRCVRLRKALRHSFQEVLDSYNQVCTVVNGFAEQTDLEKYYDIYDITDFDMSDARQGLSDEDLDDPESLRTLKILAARFSTIRKLFLCALLALDANSDANDLLRWTTAVESLLSVNSSTQTAHARLQSILSEQDTFPSSPTPKNALTPGRERWRAQLRKLNSLSSGIRGLQAKLQLLREESDRTLNDSNEVFESRWSPATTKHAH; translated from the exons ATGGAGCCCGTGGTGTATGAGGAGACTCCGTTCGCCGACTACCTCAGAG ATGGGGGAGATGAGCCCCAGGCTGACTGGGCGCCCGGTGCAGTAACGCCCGAACTTGATTCATCCGCTGGTCGATCAAGcccatcaccaccatccaGTCCATCCCCTTTCGCACCCACTGGTCGACCTTTGGTTAAACCAAGATTCCGGAATAAGGCTCCGAATGGGCTTCATTTACAAGTTCCGAAGCCCTCCTCATTGCGATCTGCTAGCAGGAAATATTCA GCCGCGGTTGCAGCGAGTATCGACCGAGCTGACAACGCCAAATTTCTCGAACAATTCCGATATACCATCATTGCGTCTCAGCTTTTAAGTGGCCATTCGGGCCTGGGGCAGTCGCAGCTCGATAACAGGGGACCTAGCCCGCCAACGAACGAAGATGAATCCCTATTGTCCACGGAAGGAATTCTGGCATCAGTTCTTGCCGCTCTTGCGGTTGCGGTTGTTCTGAGTTGGGTTCTTGGCAGTGGTGTTACCAAGAAGAGGCTGGTCTTTCTTCTCATGCTTTGCGCAGCCGCCGTCCTGCTTGGCCAGGTTTACATGAAACGACAATGGCTCCGGTATCGAAGATCGCAATCGCTGTCTGAAATCACTTCTTTCGTCGAAAACTCACACAACTTTGACAGTGCGTCAGGTGCAGCTATCTCTCTCATACAAGAAGTCGAGTTGGTGTCTCGAGGTTACAGACT CAGCGCTCCCCTGCCACCAATCAGCCGTATAGAAGACCGTACCCAAACCCGGCGTTGTGTCAGACTGCGCAAAGCCCTGAGACATTCTTTTCAAGAGGTTCTTGATTCTTACAACCAGGTTTGTACAGTTGTCAACGGATTTGCGGAGCAAACAGACTTGGAAAAATATTACGATATATACGACATTACCGACTTCGACATGTCAGACGCCCGTCAAGGACTAAGTGATGAGGATTTGGACGATCCTGAATCCTTGAGGACCCTCAAAATTCTGGCTGCTCGATTCTCCACCATACGGAAACTATTCCTTTGCGCCCTTCTTGCTCTGGATGCCAACAGTGATGCAAATGATTTGCTTCGTTGGACAACGGCCGTAGAGTCTCTTTTGAGCGTCAACAGCTCAACTCAAACTGCTCATGCTAGGCTACAGAGCATTCTCAGCGAGCAAGATA CTTTTCCATCTTCCCCTACGCCAAAGAATGCCCTTACGCCTGGACGGGAGCGCTGGAGAGCTCAACTTCGGAAACTTAACTCACTATCAAGCGGAATCAGGGGCCTACAGGCGAAGCTGCAACTGCTTCGTGAAGAATCTGACAGAACTCTGAACGACTCGAAC GAAGTTTTTGAAAGCCGTTGGTCTCCCGCGACCACGAAGCACGCTCACTAG
- a CDS encoding proliferating cell nuclear antigen, with translation MLEARLAQADLLKKVVDAIKDLVQDCNFDCNDSGIQLQAMDNSHVALVSMMLTAESFEPFRCDRNISLGVNLTSLTKVLRAAQSNDVLTLKAEDGPDVLNMQFESPENDRISEYDLKLMDIDQEHLGIPDTEYAATIAMPSGEFRRICTDLMAMSESVMIEASKDGVKFACNGDIGNGSVTLRSHEDVEKPKQSVSIELTEPVALTFSLKYLVNFCKAAGLSEQVKIKLSNEVPLLVEYDLQGQSHLRFYLAPKIGDEE, from the exons ATGTTGGAAGCACGACTCGCTCAAGCTGATCTTCTGAAGAAAGTCGTCGATGCAATCAAGGATCTGGTCCAAGATTGCAACTTCGACTGCAATGACAGTGGCATTCAGCTGCAGGCCATGGACAACTCCCATGTTGCCTTGGTTTCCATGATGCTTACTGCTGAATCCTTCGAGCCATTCCGCTGCGACCGCAACATCTCCCTCGGTGTCAACCTCACATCCCTGACCAAGGTCCTACGCGCTGCTCAGAGTAACGACGTGCTCAcgctcaaggctgaggatggcCCTGATGTGCTGAATATGCAATTCGAGAGCCCTGAGAACGACCGCATCAGCGAGTATGACCTCAAGCTCATGGACATTGACCAGGAGCACCTGGGCATTCCCGACACCGAGTATGCTGCTACAATTGCGATGCCTTCTGGCGAGTTTCGTCGCATCTGTACCGACTTGATGGCTATGTCAGAATCAG TGATGATCGAGGCCTCCAAGGACGGTGTCAAGTTCGCATGCAATGGCGATATTGGTAACGGCTCAGTGACTCTTCGAAGCCATGAGGATGTCGAGAAACCCAAACAAAGTGTCTCGATTGAGTTGACCGAGCCGGTCGCCCTCACCTTCTCCCTTAAGTACCTGGTCAACTTCTGCAAGGCTGCTGGCCTCTCCgagcaggtcaagatcaagctctCTAATGAAGTGCCCCTCTTGGTTGAATACGATCTTCAGGGTCAAAGCCATCTGCGTTTCTATCTTGCGCCTAAgattggtgatgaggagtAG